A DNA window from Eikenella exigua contains the following coding sequences:
- a CDS encoding Tex family protein — MNITQILSQELSATAAQITAAVELLDNGATVPFIARYRKEATGGLDDTQLRQLAERLQYLRELKEHKAVVLKSIEEQGKLSDDLRAQIEAADNKTALEDLYLPYKPKRRTKAQIAREHGLQPLADVLLAEQPQDVEAAAQGYLNENVPDTKAALDSARAILMEQFAEDAELIGTLRDKLWNEAEIHAQVVEGKETEGEKFSDYFDHREPVRTMPSHRALAVLRGRNEGVLNIALKYQPDDTPITQQSEYEQIIARRFKVSDGHKWLLDTVRLTWRAKIFLSLELEALGRLKEAADTDAITVFARNLKDLLLAAPAGRLTTLGLDPGYRNGVKCAVVDDTGKLLDTVIVYLHQENNMLATLSRLIKQHGVKLIAIGNGTASRETDKIAGELVRGMPESSLHKIVVSEAGASIYSASELAAREFPDLDVSLRGAVSIARRLQDPLAELVKIDPKSIGVGQYQHDVNQSQLAKSLDAVVEDCVNAVGVDVNTASAPLLARISGLNQTLAQNIVAYRDENGAFDSRKKLLKVPRLGEKTFEQAAGFLRINGGKEPLDASAVHPEAYPVVAKMLAQQGITAAELIGNRERVKQIKASDFTDERFGLPTILDILSELEKPGRDPRGEFQTASFAEGIHEISDLQVGMILEGVVSNVANFGAFVDIGVHQDGLVHISALSNKFVQDPREVVKAGDVVKVKVLEVDAARKRIALTMRLDDEAGAEKRGKRLPETEKRGANSRSGQPQREKQPANSAMADAFAKLKR, encoded by the coding sequence ATGAACATCACCCAAATCCTCTCCCAAGAACTCTCCGCCACCGCCGCGCAAATTACCGCCGCCGTCGAGCTTTTGGACAACGGCGCGACTGTGCCCTTTATCGCCCGCTACCGCAAGGAAGCCACGGGCGGGCTGGACGACACGCAGTTGCGCCAGCTTGCCGAGCGGCTGCAATACCTGCGCGAGTTGAAAGAGCACAAAGCCGTTGTTTTAAAAAGCATTGAAGAGCAAGGCAAGCTTTCAGACGACCTCAGGGCGCAAATCGAAGCCGCCGACAACAAAACCGCGCTGGAAGACCTGTATCTGCCCTACAAGCCCAAACGCCGCACCAAGGCGCAAATCGCGCGCGAACACGGTTTGCAGCCGCTGGCGGACGTATTGCTTGCCGAGCAGCCGCAGGATGTTGAAGCCGCCGCACAGGGCTACCTGAACGAAAATGTTCCCGACACCAAAGCCGCGCTGGACAGCGCGCGCGCGATTCTGATGGAACAATTTGCCGAAGACGCGGAACTCATCGGCACGCTGCGCGACAAGCTGTGGAACGAAGCCGAAATCCACGCGCAAGTCGTTGAAGGCAAAGAAACCGAAGGCGAAAAATTCAGCGATTATTTCGACCACCGCGAACCCGTCCGCACCATGCCCAGCCACCGCGCGCTGGCGGTTTTGCGCGGCCGCAACGAAGGCGTGTTGAACATCGCGCTCAAATACCAGCCCGACGACACGCCGATTACCCAGCAAAGCGAATACGAGCAAATCATCGCCCGCCGCTTCAAGGTTTCAGACGGCCACAAATGGCTGCTCGACACCGTGCGCCTGACTTGGCGCGCGAAAATCTTTTTGTCGTTGGAACTCGAAGCCTTAGGCCGTCTGAAAGAAGCCGCCGATACCGACGCGATTACCGTGTTCGCCCGCAATCTCAAAGACTTGTTGCTCGCCGCGCCCGCCGGACGGCTGACCACTTTGGGTCTCGACCCAGGCTACCGCAACGGCGTGAAATGCGCCGTGGTGGACGACACGGGCAAGCTGCTGGATACCGTCATCGTCTATTTACATCAAGAAAACAATATGTTGGCAACGTTGTCGCGCCTGATTAAACAACACGGCGTGAAGCTCATCGCCATCGGCAACGGCACTGCCAGCCGCGAAACCGACAAAATCGCGGGCGAACTGGTGCGCGGAATGCCCGAAAGCAGCCTGCACAAAATCGTCGTTTCCGAAGCCGGTGCGTCGATTTATTCCGCGTCCGAACTGGCGGCGCGCGAGTTCCCCGACTTGGACGTTTCCCTGCGCGGCGCGGTGTCCATCGCCCGCAGGCTGCAAGACCCGCTTGCCGAACTGGTCAAAATCGACCCCAAATCCATCGGCGTGGGGCAGTATCAGCACGACGTGAACCAAAGCCAGCTCGCCAAATCGCTGGACGCGGTGGTCGAAGACTGCGTGAACGCCGTCGGCGTGGACGTGAACACCGCCTCCGCCCCGCTCTTGGCGCGGATTTCCGGTTTGAATCAAACCCTTGCTCAAAACATCGTCGCCTACCGCGATGAAAACGGCGCATTCGACAGCCGCAAAAAATTGCTGAAAGTACCGCGTTTGGGTGAAAAAACCTTCGAGCAGGCGGCGGGCTTTTTGCGGATTAACGGCGGCAAAGAGCCGCTGGACGCCAGCGCCGTCCACCCCGAAGCCTATCCCGTTGTCGCCAAAATGCTGGCGCAACAAGGCATTACCGCCGCCGAACTCATCGGCAACCGCGAGCGCGTGAAGCAAATCAAAGCGTCCGACTTCACCGACGAACGCTTCGGCCTGCCGACCATTTTGGACATCCTGTCCGAGCTGGAAAAACCCGGCCGCGACCCGCGCGGCGAGTTTCAGACGGCCTCCTTCGCTGAAGGCATCCACGAAATCAGCGACTTGCAAGTCGGCATGATACTCGAAGGCGTGGTTTCCAACGTCGCCAACTTCGGCGCATTCGTGGACATCGGCGTCCACCAAGACGGCTTGGTACACATCTCCGCCCTGTCCAATAAGTTCGTCCAAGACCCGCGCGAAGTGGTGAAAGCCGGCGACGTGGTGAAGGTGAAAGTGCTGGAAGTCGATGCCGCACGCAAACGCATCGCGCTGACCATGCGCTTGGATGACGAAGCGGGCGCGGAGAAGCGCGGCAAAAGGCTACCTGAAACCGAAAAACGCGGCGCAAACAGCCGTTCCGGCCAGCCACAGCGCGAAAAGCAGCCTGCCAATTCGGCAATGGCGGATGCGTTTGCGAAGTTGAAGCGGTAA
- a CDS encoding 3'-5' exonuclease — MTPILAFDIETVPDTNGIRLLHGLPADTPDADVVAWAQQQRRATHNGSDFMPYHLQQVVAISCCMRWGSDKIHVGTIGEIGDSEETIIAKFFELIENHTPQLVSWNGGGFDLPVLHYRALIHGLSAARYWDTGEGDFGDSRDFKWNNYINRYHNRHCDLMDLLALYQPRASVPLDDMAKLCGFPGKLGMDGSKVWQAFHEGRLREIRDYCETDAANTYLMFQRFRLMSGAADADEYEMEIRRLKGYLKTQEDKVHWQEFLAAWR; from the coding sequence ATGACTCCGATCCTCGCCTTCGATATCGAAACCGTTCCCGATACCAACGGCATCCGCCTGCTGCACGGCCTGCCCGCCGATACGCCCGATGCCGACGTGGTGGCTTGGGCGCAGCAGCAGCGCCGCGCCACGCACAACGGCAGCGATTTTATGCCCTATCATTTGCAGCAGGTGGTGGCCATTTCCTGCTGCATGCGCTGGGGTAGCGACAAAATCCATGTGGGCACCATCGGCGAAATCGGCGATAGCGAAGAAACCATCATCGCCAAATTTTTCGAGCTGATCGAAAACCACACCCCGCAGTTGGTGAGCTGGAACGGCGGCGGCTTCGACCTGCCCGTGCTGCACTACCGTGCCCTGATTCACGGCCTCTCCGCCGCCCGCTATTGGGACACCGGCGAGGGCGACTTCGGCGACAGCCGCGACTTCAAGTGGAACAACTACATCAACCGCTACCACAACCGCCATTGCGATCTAATGGATCTACTCGCCCTCTACCAGCCCCGCGCCAGCGTGCCTTTAGACGACATGGCCAAGCTGTGCGGCTTCCCCGGCAAGCTGGGTATGGACGGCAGCAAGGTGTGGCAGGCCTTCCACGAAGGCCGCCTGCGCGAAATCCGCGACTACTGCGAAACCGACGCCGCCAACACCTACCTGATGTTCCAACGCTTCCGCCTAATGAGCGGCGCCGCCGATGCCGACGAATACGAAATGGAAATCCGGCGGCTCAAAGGCTACCTGAAAACCCAAGAAGACAAAGTGCATTGGCAGGAGTTCCTGGCCGCATGGCGTTGA
- the galU gene encoding UTP--glucose-1-phosphate uridylyltransferase GalU, whose protein sequence is MENPVPIKKAVFPVAGMGTRFLPATKASPKEMLPIVDKPLIQYAVEEAVAAGCTELVFVTGRNKRSIEDHFDKAYELETELEQRHKTSLLSHVRDILPPDVTCLYIRQAEALGLGHAVLCARAAVGNEPFAVILADDLIDAPQGAIAQMAEVYRQTGNSVLGVETVAPSQTGSYGIVEVSPWQQYQRIQSIVEKPKPEEAPSNLAVVGRYILTPRIFSLLQTVGRGAGGEIQLTDGIAKLLEHEPVLAHAFAGKRYDCGSKLGYLEATLAYGLKHPETAEAFRALLQEYSQAKV, encoded by the coding sequence ATGGAAAATCCCGTTCCAATCAAAAAAGCCGTCTTCCCCGTGGCCGGGATGGGCACGCGCTTTCTGCCCGCCACCAAGGCCAGCCCCAAAGAAATGCTGCCGATTGTAGATAAGCCGCTGATCCAATACGCAGTGGAAGAGGCAGTAGCCGCCGGCTGCACCGAATTGGTGTTCGTTACTGGCCGCAACAAACGCAGCATCGAAGACCATTTCGACAAGGCCTACGAGCTGGAAACCGAACTGGAACAGCGCCACAAAACTTCGCTGCTCTCACATGTGCGCGATATTTTGCCGCCCGATGTTACCTGCCTGTATATCCGCCAGGCCGAGGCCTTGGGCTTGGGGCATGCCGTGCTATGTGCCCGCGCGGCAGTGGGCAACGAGCCCTTTGCCGTGATTCTGGCCGACGACTTAATCGACGCGCCGCAGGGCGCGATTGCGCAGATGGCCGAGGTGTACCGCCAAACCGGCAACAGCGTGCTGGGTGTGGAAACCGTAGCGCCTTCGCAAACCGGCTCCTACGGCATCGTGGAAGTGTCGCCGTGGCAGCAATATCAGCGCATTCAAAGCATTGTGGAAAAACCCAAGCCAGAAGAAGCACCATCCAACCTAGCTGTGGTGGGGCGCTACATTCTCACGCCGCGCATTTTCTCCCTGCTGCAAACCGTAGGGCGCGGCGCGGGCGGCGAAATCCAGCTCACCGACGGCATCGCCAAGCTGCTGGAACACGAACCGGTGCTGGCGCACGCCTTTGCGGGCAAACGCTATGACTGCGGCAGCAAGCTGGGCTACCTGGAAGCCACGCTGGCCTACGGGCTGAAACACCCGGAAACGGCGGAAGCATTCCGTGCGCTATTGCAGGAATACAGCCAGGCAAAAGTGTAG
- a CDS encoding inorganic phosphate transporter, with translation MAGSSASLRLKSVNFLGMALLFSVSCYFIYWGLGYIQHNHSALFILAALFGIFMAFNIGGNDVANSFGTSVGAGTLSIPQALAVAAVFEVSGAILVGGGVTDTIRNGIVDLGSMPLEPVQFVHIMMAALAAASLWLLFASQKGLPVSTTHSIIGGIVGAAMVLGFYNNGLAGLNMVRWEKIGEIAISWVLSPLLGGVTSYLVFKNIKTYILGYNVASSRHVQRLRKQKLAYKKEHKTRFEQMSELQQMAYTATIVRDAQLYNEGNYQPEELVSDYYRGLHEIDCRKDEINAFRALRLWVPLAGAVGGMVMAAMLLFKGLKHLNLGLSTLDTLLIVGMVGAVLWMGTFAYARTLKTGANLDRATFIMFSWLQVFTACCFAFSHGSNDIANAIGPFAAIMDVLRSGTIGSSGDIPPITMLTFGVSLVVGLWFIGREVIATVGENLAKMHPSSGFVAELSAATVVMLASALGLPVSSTHILVGAVLGIGLVNRNANWRLMKPIALAWVITVPAAGLLASICFIVLNAVF, from the coding sequence ATGGCCGGTTCTTCTGCCTCGCTGCGTTTGAAAAGCGTCAATTTCCTCGGTATGGCCTTGTTGTTCAGCGTGTCCTGCTATTTCATCTATTGGGGGCTAGGCTATATACAACATAACCATTCCGCGCTGTTTATTCTCGCGGCACTGTTCGGCATCTTTATGGCGTTCAATATCGGCGGCAACGATGTGGCCAACTCCTTTGGCACTTCGGTGGGCGCAGGCACGCTGAGCATCCCGCAGGCGCTGGCCGTGGCGGCGGTGTTTGAAGTGAGCGGCGCGATACTGGTTGGCGGCGGCGTTACCGATACCATCCGCAACGGCATCGTGGATTTGGGCAGCATGCCACTGGAACCTGTGCAATTTGTCCATATTATGATGGCTGCACTGGCCGCCGCCTCGTTGTGGCTGCTGTTTGCCTCGCAAAAAGGCCTACCAGTATCCACCACGCATTCCATCATCGGCGGCATCGTGGGAGCAGCGATGGTTTTGGGCTTTTACAACAACGGTTTAGCTGGTTTGAATATGGTGCGCTGGGAAAAAATCGGCGAAATTGCCATTTCCTGGGTACTCTCGCCACTCTTGGGCGGGGTAACTTCCTATTTGGTGTTTAAAAACATCAAAACCTATATCCTGGGCTACAACGTGGCTTCCAGCCGCCATGTGCAGCGCCTGCGCAAGCAGAAATTGGCCTACAAAAAAGAACACAAAACACGCTTCGAGCAGATGAGCGAATTGCAGCAGATGGCCTACACCGCCACCATCGTGCGTGATGCCCAGCTTTACAACGAAGGCAACTACCAGCCCGAAGAGCTGGTGTCCGACTACTATCGCGGCCTGCACGAAATCGACTGCCGTAAAGATGAAATCAACGCCTTCCGCGCCCTGCGCCTGTGGGTGCCGCTGGCAGGCGCAGTGGGCGGCATGGTAATGGCCGCGATGCTGCTGTTTAAAGGCTTGAAACACCTCAACTTAGGCCTGAGCACGCTGGATACCCTGTTAATCGTCGGCATGGTGGGCGCGGTATTGTGGATGGGCACGTTTGCCTACGCCCGCACCTTAAAAACCGGCGCCAACCTCGACCGCGCCACCTTCATTATGTTCAGCTGGCTGCAAGTATTCACCGCCTGCTGCTTCGCCTTCAGTCACGGCTCAAACGACATCGCCAACGCCATCGGCCCGTTTGCCGCCATCATGGACGTACTGCGCAGCGGCACCATCGGCAGCAGCGGCGACATTCCGCCGATTACTATGCTCACCTTCGGCGTGTCGCTGGTGGTGGGGCTGTGGTTTATCGGGCGGGAAGTGATTGCCACCGTGGGCGAAAACCTGGCCAAAATGCACCCCTCTTCCGGCTTCGTGGCCGAGCTCTCTGCCGCCACCGTCGTTATGCTGGCCTCCGCACTGGGGCTGCCCGTATCCAGCACCCACATCCTCGTTGGCGCCGTGCTCGGCATTGGGCTGGTAAACCGCAATGCCAACTGGCGGCTGATGAAACCAATCGCCTTAGCTTGGGTAATTACTGTGCCGGCCGCCGGCCTGCTGGCATCGATTTGCTTTATTGTGCTAAATGCGGTTTTCTGA
- the secB gene encoding protein-export chaperone SecB, with amino-acid sequence MSEQEQQQPIFNVERLYVKDLSLEVPHAPEVFLGQDAPNVEIQVHTDSKKLEEEHHEVTVTVTVTAKLPDGKVLFLNEVAQSGIFRLANIPEQDVKVLLGIACPNILYPYAREAVSSCITRAGFPPVVLMPINFEAMYEQQQAAANAPAAGNA; translated from the coding sequence ATGAGCGAACAAGAACAACAGCAACCGATTTTCAATGTAGAAAGACTGTATGTAAAAGATTTGTCTTTGGAAGTGCCGCACGCACCGGAAGTATTTCTCGGCCAGGATGCTCCGAACGTGGAAATCCAAGTGCACACCGATTCTAAGAAACTGGAAGAAGAACACCACGAAGTAACCGTTACCGTAACCGTCACCGCCAAGTTGCCTGATGGCAAAGTATTGTTCCTGAACGAAGTGGCACAGAGCGGCATTTTCCGTTTGGCAAACATTCCGGAGCAAGATGTGAAAGTATTGCTCGGCATTGCCTGCCCGAACATCCTCTATCCCTACGCCCGCGAAGCTGTGTCTTCCTGCATCACCCGCGCCGGCTTCCCGCCCGTGGTATTGATGCCGATCAACTTCGAAGCCATGTACGAACAGCAACAAGCCGCTGCCAACGCTCCGGCTGCCGGTAACGCTTAA
- the dacB gene encoding D-alanyl-D-alanine carboxypeptidase/D-alanyl-D-alanine endopeptidase, translating into MLEKLLLLCTHHFRLLLAFALSFYFQVAFAIDFGRIPPEEAAVYVQDLDSGEVLLAHRADVSMNPASTMKLVITFAALRALGVDYRWQTQWRSSGTVANGALQGDLYWVGSGNPAFDQPDLLDMQQQLVRQGILSLNGKVVLDRRVWGGLASAEGFENDAGESFVVPPDPHMIAYKALWITAARNEAGQPVFLLNPPLYGIQTDLSQLTETDGRCGKLSNHVSAKFENGVLVFRGRLPAACMGEKMFINLFDAPRFAEESFRGYWLAQGLGGLYGFGRGAAPSNSRILATHFSKPLGEVLTDMNKHSNNLIARSVFLTLGHQANGPHSVQNAEAAVRRQLVSAGLDDEALVLENGSGLSRRERLTARFLGSMLFQAYRSPFRDTFIHTLPIAGTDGTLRGRFRQLGRSLRMKTGTLRDVRALAGYWLPPNGRRLAVVVIINNHRSGGYLPDMDAMVRRIVHDADRLDNVQTVPAQ; encoded by the coding sequence ATGCTGGAAAAACTTCTACTCCTCTGCACACACCACTTCCGCCTGCTGTTGGCATTTGCTTTATCCTTTTATTTTCAGGTAGCCTTTGCCATCGATTTCGGACGTATCCCGCCGGAAGAGGCGGCCGTTTATGTGCAAGACCTCGACAGCGGTGAAGTGTTGCTAGCGCACCGGGCCGATGTTTCCATGAATCCCGCCTCCACCATGAAACTGGTTATCACCTTTGCAGCCTTGCGCGCATTGGGCGTTGATTACCGCTGGCAAACCCAATGGCGCAGCAGTGGTACGGTGGCTAATGGTGCACTACAAGGTGATTTATACTGGGTGGGCAGTGGCAACCCTGCCTTCGACCAGCCCGATCTCTTGGATATGCAACAGCAGCTAGTGCGGCAGGGCATCTTGTCGTTAAATGGCAAAGTGGTGCTGGATCGGCGTGTTTGGGGTGGCCTTGCTAGTGCTGAAGGTTTTGAAAATGACGCAGGCGAAAGCTTTGTTGTGCCGCCTGATCCACACATGATTGCTTACAAAGCCCTTTGGATTACTGCCGCCCGCAATGAAGCCGGACAGCCTGTTTTCTTGCTCAATCCGCCACTCTACGGCATCCAAACCGACCTCAGCCAACTTACCGAAACCGATGGCCGCTGCGGCAAACTTTCCAATCATGTTTCCGCCAAATTTGAAAACGGCGTGTTGGTATTCCGCGGTCGCCTGCCTGCTGCATGTATGGGCGAGAAAATGTTCATCAATTTGTTCGATGCCCCTCGCTTTGCCGAAGAAAGTTTTCGCGGCTATTGGCTTGCCCAGGGCTTAGGTGGTCTCTATGGTTTTGGTCGGGGAGCTGCCCCTAGCAACAGCCGCATCTTGGCCACGCACTTTTCCAAACCGTTAGGCGAAGTGCTGACCGATATGAACAAACATTCTAACAATCTGATTGCACGCAGCGTTTTTCTCACGCTTGGCCACCAGGCAAACGGACCGCACAGCGTACAGAATGCCGAGGCCGCTGTGCGGCGGCAGCTGGTTTCTGCCGGATTGGATGACGAAGCGCTGGTGTTGGAAAACGGCTCCGGCCTTTCCCGCCGTGAGCGGCTTACTGCCCGTTTTCTCGGCAGCATGCTGTTTCAGGCCTACCGCTCCCCCTTCCGTGATACTTTCATTCACACCCTGCCGATTGCCGGTACCGACGGTACCCTGCGTGGCCGCTTCCGTCAGCTAGGCCGCTCGCTGCGTATGAAAACAGGTACGCTGCGCGATGTGCGTGCGTTGGCCGGCTACTGGTTGCCACCCAATGGGCGCAGGCTGGCTGTGGTGGTGATTATTAACAACCACCGTTCCGGCGGCTACCTGCCCGATATGGATGCCATGGTGCGCCGGATTGTGCATGATGCCGATAGATTGGATAACGTTCAAACCGTACCCGCTCAATAA
- a CDS encoding OmpA family protein, giving the protein MTKQLKLGALFLALVASGAAMADSSFNNEKYGYTISEQSREVVRSNYEPKGAHECWENSFLNAEVDRLGLVECGDRQPEAPPTEPQVREELVSLSSNFLFGFDKFNLRPEARTTLDELAQRLTGSNVQSVRVEGNTDFMGSDAYNQRLSERRANTVSEYLVGRGVPAEKISAVGLGESQAKMTEQCQQEVRNLGRRVSAARKRSALIACIEPDRRVDVRIRTLVEQPAQ; this is encoded by the coding sequence ATGACCAAACAGCTTAAATTAGGCGCTTTGTTCTTGGCCTTGGTTGCTTCCGGTGCCGCCATGGCGGACAGCAGCTTCAATAATGAAAAATATGGCTACACTATCAGCGAGCAGTCTCGCGAAGTAGTTCGCTCCAACTATGAGCCCAAAGGTGCTCACGAATGCTGGGAAAACAGCTTCTTGAATGCTGAAGTGGATCGCTTGGGTCTAGTAGAGTGTGGCGACCGTCAGCCAGAAGCTCCTCCTACCGAACCGCAAGTACGTGAAGAGCTGGTGTCCTTGTCATCCAACTTCCTGTTTGGTTTTGACAAATTCAACCTGCGTCCCGAGGCTCGCACTACTTTGGATGAGCTGGCTCAGCGCTTGACCGGCAGCAACGTACAATCTGTACGTGTTGAGGGTAACACCGACTTCATGGGTAGCGATGCCTACAACCAACGCCTGTCTGAGCGTCGTGCTAACACTGTTAGCGAGTACCTAGTTGGCCGTGGCGTACCGGCTGAGAAAATCTCTGCTGTTGGTTTGGGTGAATCTCAAGCTAAGATGACTGAGCAGTGTCAGCAAGAAGTTCGCAACTTGGGTCGTCGTGTTTCTGCTGCCCGCAAACGCAGTGCTCTGATTGCATGTATCGAGCCGGATCGTCGTGTAGACGTTCGCATCCGTACTTTGGTTGAGCAACCTGCTCAGTAA
- the mtgA gene encoding monofunctional biosynthetic peptidoglycan transglycosylase: protein MDTPSPELVSSPTPQPVPAAPPAKKRPGLLRRWFKRLVWSIILLLLGFHLLVFLLLAYWKGQPVHTSAFMLRHNLSTFSRVQQTWVDDSQIARVVKQAAIASEDAQFSNHDGFDWNGIEHAMRRNQRSGTIRAGGSTISQQLAKNLFLFAERSYVRKAEEAVITVMMESMWNKERILTVYLNVAEFGEGIYGIEAAAQHYYHKPASRLRAGEAASLIAMLPNPKYFQQHRNDRRLRNKTRIILRRMGSADLPPDEK, encoded by the coding sequence ATGGATACCCCGTCTCCCGAACTCGTTTCCAGCCCCACCCCCCAGCCCGTACCCGCCGCACCGCCCGCCAAAAAACGCCCCGGCCTGCTGCGCCGTTGGTTTAAGCGCCTAGTGTGGAGCATCATTCTCTTGCTGCTGGGCTTTCACCTGTTGGTTTTTCTGCTCTTAGCTTATTGGAAAGGCCAGCCCGTGCACACCAGCGCCTTTATGCTGCGCCACAACCTCTCCACCTTTTCCCGCGTGCAGCAAACCTGGGTGGACGACAGCCAAATTGCCCGCGTGGTGAAACAGGCGGCCATCGCCAGCGAAGACGCCCAGTTCAGCAACCACGACGGCTTCGACTGGAACGGCATCGAACACGCCATGCGCCGCAACCAGCGCAGCGGCACCATCCGCGCCGGCGGCTCTACCATCAGCCAACAGCTGGCCAAAAACCTGTTTCTGTTTGCCGAACGCTCTTATGTGCGCAAAGCCGAAGAAGCCGTGATTACCGTGATGATGGAAAGCATGTGGAACAAAGAGCGCATCCTCACCGTGTATCTGAACGTGGCCGAATTCGGCGAAGGCATTTATGGCATCGAAGCCGCCGCCCAGCATTATTACCACAAGCCGGCATCCCGCCTGCGCGCCGGTGAAGCTGCTTCCCTCATCGCCATGCTGCCCAACCCCAAATACTTCCAGCAACACCGCAACGACCGCCGCCTGCGCAATAAAACCCGCATCATCCTGCGCCGCATGGGCAGCGCCGATTTGCCGCCAGACGAAAAGTAG
- a CDS encoding universal stress protein, which produces MYQRIFVPIDDSKTSLYALEQTCRLAKATDAVLVAVHVVDLTDLKREASRLPNSEELYAAEMQVADHAEAVMKQAGVKYEVSTLENDGMRISDVLIKEAVRQECDLIAMGTHGFSGLLHLLMGSVAEGVLRQAPMPVLLFRRPDSEA; this is translated from the coding sequence ATGTATCAACGGATTTTCGTTCCGATAGACGACAGCAAAACCTCTCTCTACGCCCTGGAACAGACCTGCCGGCTGGCCAAGGCAACCGATGCCGTGTTGGTGGCCGTGCACGTGGTGGATTTAACCGATCTCAAGCGCGAAGCCAGCCGCCTGCCTAATTCTGAAGAGCTGTATGCGGCCGAAATGCAGGTGGCCGACCATGCCGAAGCCGTGATGAAACAGGCCGGCGTGAAATATGAAGTCTCCACCTTGGAAAACGACGGCATGCGTATTTCCGACGTGCTGATTAAAGAGGCCGTGCGCCAAGAGTGCGACCTCATCGCCATGGGTACCCACGGCTTCTCCGGCCTGCTGCATCTGTTGATGGGCTCCGTGGCCGAAGGCGTGCTGCGCCAAGCCCCCATGCCCGTGCTGCTGTTCCGCCGTCCGGACAGTGAAGCCTAG
- a CDS encoding PilT/PilU family type 4a pilus ATPase, producing MAIPAYNEEMKKFIHGLLNHLVQSKGSDLFITAGFPPAMKLDGKLTPITDKPLTADHTALIARALMDDKQAEEFDNTKECNFAISLAGVSRFRINAMVQRGAAALVCRVITSQIPKFDNMNLPPILKQVVMEKRGLVIFVGGTGSGKSTSLAAMIDYRNENSHGHIITIEDPIEFVHPHKNCIITQREVGVDTENWFAALKNTLRQAPDVILIGEIRDRETMDYALAFAETGHLCMATLHANNSNQALDRIINFFPEERRTQLLNDLSLNLKGFISQRLVPKPDGKGRVAAVEVLLNSPLISELILNGDIHGVKEIMARSRDLGMQTFDQSLFDLYEAGHIAYEDALKNADSVNDLRLNIQLNSKRGRDNDKSGIDSLSIVGMDEAGEA from the coding sequence ATGGCAATCCCCGCTTACAACGAAGAGATGAAAAAATTCATCCACGGCCTGCTCAACCACCTGGTGCAGAGCAAAGGCTCCGACCTATTCATCACCGCCGGCTTTCCCCCGGCCATGAAGCTCGACGGCAAGCTCACCCCGATTACCGACAAACCGCTCACCGCCGACCACACCGCCCTCATCGCCCGCGCCCTGATGGACGACAAACAGGCCGAGGAATTCGACAACACCAAAGAATGCAACTTCGCCATCAGCTTGGCCGGCGTGTCCCGCTTCCGCATCAACGCCATGGTGCAGCGCGGCGCCGCCGCCCTCGTGTGCCGCGTGATCACCAGCCAGATTCCCAAGTTCGACAACATGAACCTGCCGCCGATTTTGAAACAGGTGGTGATGGAAAAACGCGGCCTCGTGATTTTCGTGGGCGGTACCGGCTCCGGCAAATCCACCTCCCTGGCCGCCATGATCGACTACCGCAACGAAAACAGCCACGGCCACATCATCACCATCGAAGACCCGATCGAATTCGTACACCCGCACAAAAACTGCATCATCACCCAGCGCGAAGTGGGTGTGGACACCGAAAACTGGTTTGCCGCCCTCAAAAACACCCTGCGCCAAGCCCCCGATGTCATCCTCATCGGCGAAATCCGCGACCGCGAAACCATGGACTACGCCCTGGCCTTCGCCGAAACCGGCCACCTCTGCATGGCCACCCTGCACGCCAACAACTCCAACCAGGCGCTCGACCGCATCATCAACTTCTTCCCCGAAGAGCGCCGCACCCAGCTTTTGAACGACCTCTCGCTCAACCTCAAAGGCTTCATTTCCCAGCGCCTCGTGCCCAAGCCCGACGGCAAAGGCCGCGTGGCCGCCGTGGAAGTACTGCTCAACTCCCCGCTAATTTCCGAGCTGATTTTGAACGGCGACATCCACGGCGTGAAAGAAATCATGGCCCGCTCCCGCGATTTGGGCATGCAAACCTTCGACCAATCCCTGTTCGACCTCTACGAAGCCGGCCACATCGCCTATGAAGATGCCCTGAAAAACGCCGACTCGGTGAACGATTTGCGCCTCAATATCCAGCTCAACAGCAAACGCGGCCGCGACAACGACAAATCCGGCATCGACAGCCTCTCCATCGTCGGCATGGACGAAGCCGGCGAAGCCTAA